A single window of Oreochromis aureus strain Israel breed Guangdong linkage group 5, ZZ_aureus, whole genome shotgun sequence DNA harbors:
- the LOC120440297 gene encoding selection and upkeep of intraepithelial T-cells protein 3-like gives MELLSLLFMSSCFLTLSGLTFGDQSGGPVNAKEGDGAILPCSLGTNENIEFVRFEWTKEGTEKKVFIYDNGAGHSSALPGRVSHFPDLKHGSASIRINKVQLEDGGIYTCSFPTSGKTFRIELVVVEPVLKDRNVPGAAKPHVTSHSQIIGGALLQCDVKNAYPEPKVEWQDSDNQTIHSKKQVSEQGGRFNITLKATVTKTGRYHCVATQGDINHQAQKEIHVHLNVLPEWAAILIGVFVVGVVIILAVCYCKKR, from the exons GGGGACCTGTGAATGCAAAAGAAGGTGATGGTGCCATTTTACCCTGTTCCCTCGGCACCAATGAGAACATTGAGTTTGTGCGGTTTGAGTGGACGAAGGAAGGAACTGAAAAGAAGGTGTTTATCTATGATAATGGGGCGGGTCATAGTTCTGCCCTCCCAGGTCGAGTCTCACATTTTCCTGATCTGAAGCACGGCAGCGCCTCCATAAGAATAAATAAAGTTCAACTGGAGGACGGAGGAATCTACACCTGTTCATTTCCAACCAGTGGAAAAACATTCAGGATTgagcttgttgttgttg agCCCGTATTAAAGGACCGAAACGTCCCAG GAGCAGCAAAGCCTCATGTCACAAGTCATAGCCAAATAATTGGCGGGGCGCTGCTTCAGTGTGATGTTAAGAATGCTTATCCCGAACCTAAAGTGGAGTGGCAGGACAGTGACAATCAAACCATTCATTCTAAGAAGCAGGTCTCTGAACAAGGAGGTCGCTTCAACATCACCCTCAAAGCTACTGTGACAAAAACTGGTCGCTATCACTGTGTCGCCACACAGGGGGACATCAACCATCAGGCACAAAAGGAAATCCATGTACATTTGAATG tGCTCCCCGAATGGGCTGCCATACTCAtcggtgtttttgttgttggtgtTGTGATTATCCTTGCAGTATGCTACTGTAAGAAAC GTTaa